A section of the Vigna radiata var. radiata cultivar VC1973A unplaced genomic scaffold, Vradiata_ver6 scaffold_178, whole genome shotgun sequence genome encodes:
- the LOC106780380 gene encoding isoflavone 4'-O-methyltransferase has translation MGFCSNGREESEIYHAQIHLYKHVYNFVSSMALKSAMELGIADAIHSHGEPMTISELASALKLHPSKLSVLHRFMRLLTHNGFFAKTTVASYKGAVGEETVYDLTPPSKLLIRSESTCLAPIVKGALHSSSIDMWHSSNKWFTEDKELSLYESANGESFWEFLNKTTESDTLNMFHEAMAADSRMFKMALEECKHVFEGLGSLVDVGGGTGAVTSLINDLFPHMKCTVFDQPQVVSNLTGSENLNFVGGDMFKSIPSADAVLLKWVLHDWNDELAVKILKNCKDAISRKGKEGKVIIVDIAIDEASDDSKLTELKLNYDLVMLTMLNGKERDRKEWEKLIYDAGFSSYDITPICGFKSLFQLYP, from the exons atgggtttcTGTAGCAATGGCAGAGAAGAGAGTGAAATATATCACGCTCAAATCCACCTGTACAAACACGTGTACAACTTCGTGAGCTCTATGGCTCTCAAGTCCGCCATGGAACTAGGCATAGCGGACGCAATCCACAGCCACGGAGAACCCATGACCATTTCTGAGTTAGCCTCTGCACTGAAGCTGCACCCTTCAAAACTCTCAGTCCTCCACCGATTCATGCGCCTTCTAACACATAATGGGTTCTTCGCCAAAACAACAGTGGCGTCATATAAAGGAGCAGTAGGAGAAGAAACAGTGTATGATCTTACCCCTCCTTCCAAGCTTCTGATCCGAAGCGAGTCAACGTGTTTGGCTCCTATTGTTAAGGGCGCGCTTCATTCGAGTTCCATCGATATGTGGCACTCCTCCAACAAGTGGTTCACAGAGGATAAGGAACTCTCACTGTATGAGAGTGCCAACGGTGAGAGTTTCTGGGAGTTTTTGAACAAAACCACCGAATCTGATACGCTTAACATGTTCCATGAAGCAATGGCAGCAGATTCTAGAATGTTCAAGATGGCTCTGGAAGAGTGCAAGCATGTGTTTGAGGGATTGGGTTCCCTTGTCGATGTGGGAGGTGGAACTGGTGCTGTCACGAGTCTCATCAATGATCTCTTCCCTCACATGAAGTGCACGGTGTTTGATCAACCCCAGGTTGTGTCCAACTTGACTGGATCTGAAAATTTGAACTTTGTTGGTGGGGATATGTTCAAATCCATCCCTTCAGCTGATGCAGTTTTACTCAAG TGGGTTCTGCATGATTGGAACGACGAGCTCGCAGTGAAGATATTGAAGAACTGCAAAGACGCTATTTCAAGGAAAGGGAAAGAAGGAAAAGTGATAATCGTAGACATAGCAATTGATGAAGCAAGTGATGATAGTAAATTGACAGAGTTGAAGCTGAACTATGACTTGGTGATGCTCACTATGttgaatggaaaagaaagagatagaaaagaatggGAGAAACTTATTTACGATGCAGGCTTCAGCAGCTACGACATCACCCCTATATGTGGCTTCAAATCTCTCTTCCAACTTTATCCTTAA